The following proteins are co-located in the Apium graveolens cultivar Ventura chromosome 5, ASM990537v1, whole genome shotgun sequence genome:
- the LOC141660543 gene encoding uncharacterized protein LOC141660543: MATHNNALKEMEESFASIRLEDEEEGGLMYAGDSTEISSEIDVRWCLVGRFLTDSPIDFKAMQHKMASLSKPGKGVYVKALDRYIFIFQFYHEVDIKRVIEGSPWTFGCFQLVCERLKPGDDPRSLPINRLDIWVQLHNMSPGFMSQRVVQDIGNYIGSYVEGDGNNFIRVWREYLRVRVTIPLDKPLKRRMKLKKSEDNWCWVNFKYESIPTFCFICGLMGHNKKF, translated from the coding sequence ATGGCTACTCATAACAACGCCTTGAAGGAAATGGAGGAAAGTTTTGCATCGATTAGGTTGGAGGATGAAGAGGAGGGAGGGCTGATGTATGCAGGTGATTCGACGGAGATCAGTTCAGAAATAGATGTAAGGTGGTGTTTGGTTGGTCGATTCTTAACAGATTCTCCAATCGATTTCAAGGCAATGCAACACAAAATGGCGTCTCTCTCGAAACCGGGGAAGGGAGTTTATGTGAAGGCTCTTGACAGATACATATTCATATTTCAGTTTTACCATGAAGTAGATATCAAGAGGGTGATAGAGGGGAGTCCTTGGACCTTTGGATGTTTCCAGTTAGTGTGTGAAAGACTAAAACCAGGGGATGATCCTCGGTCCTTGCCGATTAACAGGTTAGATATATGGGTGCAACTTCATAATATGAGTCCGGGTTTTATGTCGCAACGTGTGGTACAGGATATTGGAAATTATATTGGAAGCTATGTTGAAGGAGATGGAAACAACTTCATCAGAGTATGGAGGGAATATTTGCGTGTTCGAGTTACGATACCATTAGATAAGCCCCTCAAGAGGAGAATGAAGTTGAAAAAGTCGGAGGACAACTGGTGTTGGGTGAATTTTAAGTACGAGTCCATCCCTACCTTTTGCTTCATTTGTGGCTTAATGGGACACAACAAAAAATTTTGA
- the LOC141660542 gene encoding uncharacterized protein LOC141660542, with product MGDLNNVLSQQDKVGGAPYPSWLVEGFNEVVRKIGLIDLDLVGHQFTWDRGRGTDAWTEVRLDCAMTTALWLTLFSEVKLYNLEGTSLDHSPILLVPETITRSVVRRSFKFENAWLTEPMCRQVVMDNWESMADSDIKEKIRYYGENLQE from the coding sequence ATGGGTGATTTGAACAATGTTCTTTCGCAACAAGACAAGGTGGGTGGAGCTCCATATCCAAGTTGGCTGGTAGAGGGTTTTAATGAAGTTGTGAGGAAAATAGGGTTGATTGATCTCGACTTAGTGGGGCACCAGTTCACATGGGATAGGGGAAGAGGTACGGATGCATGGACTGAAGTTAGATTGGACTGTGCAATGACTACAGCTTTGTGGTTAACATTATTCTCTGAGGTAAAACTTTATAATTTAGAAGGGACATCTTTAGACCATAGCCCTATTTTATTGGTTCCTGAAACTATCACAAGGTCGGTAGTCCGTAGAAGTTTCAAGTTTGAAAATGCATGGTTAACTGAACCTATGTGTCGTCAAGTAGTGATGGACAATTGGGAGTCGATGGCGGATAGTGACATTAAAGAGAAGATTAGATATTATGGTGAGAATTTGCAGGAATGA